One Canis lupus baileyi chromosome 1, mCanLup2.hap1, whole genome shotgun sequence genomic window, cctataacaAGTAAACTTATAAGTAAGTGGGCTTTGTTATGTGGACCATTTATTTGAGGTCAAtctatgaaaagatatttaatgaGGATGAATTTTTGAGGCTAGCACTAGTAATATAATCTGATTTTTCCATGAGATAGTATTATATTATTGAGATAGTATTAATGAGATAGTATTATAGTATTGTAACAACTAACAATTCTGAATCTTGTTTAGTTTGGTATCAGATAATATACTCTTCTAAATAATTCCCATATGcaatatgatatatttttttaaaattttatttattcactcataagagagagagagagagaaagagtgaggcagagacacaggcagagggagaagcaggctccacacagggagcccgacatgggacttgatcccgggtctccaggatcaggccctgggctgaaggcggcaccaaaccactgagccaccagggctgcccacaataTGATATCTTGATACTCATTTTGGCAGATAATCCAGTATCTGctacttaaaatttattataattaacttTGGATGAAAGTATTTAATTATCCAAGTATCATGCATAATTTAAATTGTCCATGTATGAATTTTGCTTGTTTTCCATAGGTTTTTGCTATTTATCTCACTAGGATTTCACAGTATTTTTGTGTAAAACTCTCAAAAGCCAGAAGTTCTTCAGAATTTCATGTTTTcaaactgacttttaaaatattaatctacTTGATTATCTTTTGGGTCATCTAAATCAATATCAAAATCTAAGTCATCatcactttcttcatttcttctacaACTTCTATGGTTGGAATGTAGATTAATTTCaggattttctgtcttttctggttccttattaaacctaaaaataaaaagttaaaaaaatttatctttatttctcagGCTTTCATTATTTAACTGCAGATTGAAAAGAACTTTATAGTACATTTCTTGATTAACAGAGTCTAATAAAATTAGTACAGAGAAAAAGATACTTGAAGGTTAACGTCAGTCAAGATCCAATCAATTCTAACACTGTAGTCAATAAAGTAGGCTTGAAGAAATTAATACTTGATGTCCATTAAAGTAAAGTAGTTGCATAATGAGTAAATTCTTCTTGGATGAGTGATGAATGTGAACCTCatggttaaatattttaatttcctacaaatatatatttatttttactggaaTGATAGAAAAATGTAACAAATAATTAAGAGTTTTTCCTGGTAGGTAGCAAAAAGAAGTCTAAATAGGGTGTGATACACACTACCATAAGACTCTCAGAGCTACTAGatgttttcttaaaagaaaattctacacATTAAAAAACACTTACTAAAAGAGTAAattccaaacattaaaaaaaaaatactcacgGAACAAcaatgtcttctttctttccacattttgcACAAACTTCAAGTTCACAGGCACATGGTCTACATATTATGTGATAAGAATCCTTTACTgatttttgtaaacatttaacactgaaagtgggaaaaaaaatcaagtattatttttatctaattaCCTAAGATTTATTTGATGAAATAAGGGGGTATAGCTAAATATACAAGTGAAAATCCTAAAAATCAGAACTCTTATATTTCAATCTCAGTTACTTATGTCAATTTAGATCGATTATATAGCATCTCTAACAGCTGATATTACAAAATATTAGTActtgaaaattatctttttttttcaaattttaagtaagctctagacccaacgtggggcttgaactcatgacttcgagatcaagagtcacatgctccaccgaatGAGTCAGGCAAGCACTCCAGATTTATCTACtttcttaaagcttttaaaaatgccatctgcaaatactgatagtcttacttcttcctttcttatttggatctcttttatttatttttcttgcctaattacccTGGCTGACTTTCAGTAATATGTTGAATCAAAGTGAcaagaatgggcatccttgtcttgttcctgatcttagaggaaaagcttccaGCTATTTATtgttgagtataatgttagctatgggcttgtcatatatggcttttattatgttgaggtatgttccctctttACCctattttgagagtttttatcattaaaaaatgttgaatttttttgtctaatgcttttttgtatctattgagatgatcatattatttttatcctttattttgttaatgtagtgcATCACATTGATTGGCAGATATTAAACTATccttgtatccctggaataaatcatACTTGATCATGTTGTATGATCCTTTtcatgtattgttgaatttggtttgctaatattttgttgaggatttttgtgtctatgtgcATCAGGCACACAGgccagtaattttctttttttctaccatcctcatctggttttggtattagggtgatgtaagcctcataaaatgagtgtGGCAGTGCTCCCttcttttctacattttggaatagtttgagaagaattggtattaattctttaatatatatatggtcaattaatttacaacaaaggagccaaggaCAAATAATATGGAAagaacaatctcttcaataaatagtgctgggaaaactggacagccacatataaaagaatgaaactaaaaaaaaaaagagagagagaatgaaactgagccctatcttacaccatacacaaaaattcactcaaaatgggttaaagacttgaatgtaagacctgaaactataaaattcctagaagaaaacatgggcaaTAAACTCCTTGATAAATGTCTTAGCAATAATTTTTTGGATTTAAGACTAAAagtagggcgcctgggtggctcagttggttaaatatctgccttcagcccaggtcaatgatcccagggtcttggaatggagtactgcatcagactccatgctcagtgagagtttgcttctccctctgtccctcctcatgcattctctctctctctctctctctctctctctctctgtctctctctctcctgttctctctccaataaataaataaattcttttttaaaaaaagaaaaaagactaaaagtaaagcagcaaaattaaaaataagtggcacatcaaactaaaaagcttctgcccagcaaaggaaactatcaacaaaatgaaaaggtaacctactaagtaggagaaaatacttacaaatcatACACAGTATCTGAGaaagaattaatatccaaaatataacgaactcacacaactcaatagcaaaaccaCAAACAGTCTGATTATAAATGGGAAGagagggtagcccaggtggctcagcggtttagcaccaccttcagtccagggcctgatcatggagacctgggattgagtcccacatcgggctccctgcatggagcctgcttctccctctgcctgtgtctctgcctctgtgtgtgtgtgtgtctctcatgaataaataaataaaatttttttaaaaataaaaaataaataaatgggaagagaatctcaatagacacttttccagaaaagacgtacagatggccaacaggtatgaaaaaaatgtacatcattaattaccagggaaatgcagatcaaaaccacaatgagatatctccCCATACATGTTAGAATGGCTGttctcaaaaagacaagaaataagcattagtgaggatatggagaaaaagggaacccttgtgcaatgttggtaggaatgtaaattagtgtagCCACTATATAAAAGAATATGGAAGTTCCTAAAAAAACCAATACTAGAAATTCTATATGATCTACTAacttcacttctgggtatttatttgcagaaaataaaaacactaactcacAAACATGGACGCACCCCATGTTACCTGCagaattatttgtaatagtcaaaaaatggaaacaacctacaggcaggcacctggctggctgtcagcAGAGTATACAATTCTTAATCTTGagttcatgagtttgagccccactttgggcatagagattactcaaataaataaataaataaataaataaataaataaataaagtgtctACTGATAGACGAAtgaagaaaatggtaaaatatacaatggaatattattcagacattaaaaagaaggaaataaaaaggtataaacttccagttataaaataaataaagtcatggaTAGCATAATaactacagttttgttttgttttaaagattttatttattcatgaaagacaccaaaagagaggcagagacataggcagagggagaagcaggctccctatggggagcctgatgcaggacttaatcccagaaaCCCCAGAATCACAACAAAATAAGATAtgtaaatggccaataagcacatgaaaagatgttccacatcagggaaaagcaaatcaaaactttAATGACATATTACCTCACAGCACTAGAATGACTATTACCATAAAGAAAGACAATAACAGGTATCAGTAATAATAatgtggagggatgcctgggtggctcagtggttgagcatctgcctttggctcaagtcgtgaccctgggattctgggatcgagtcccacacattgggctccctgcacg contains:
- the C1H9orf85 gene encoding uncharacterized protein C9orf85 homolog isoform X2, which translates into the protein MDLKFMILKSEMLALLTKQPDVPMLEKINAKLHDGVCQRCKEVLEWRVKYSKYKPLSKPKKCVKCLQKSVKDSYHIICRPCACELEVCAKCGKKEDIVVPFNKEPEKTENPEINLHSNHRSCRRNEESDDDLDFDIDLDDPKDNQVD
- the C1H9orf85 gene encoding uncharacterized protein C9orf85 homolog isoform X1, translating into MSSQKGNVARSRPQRHQNTFSFKNDKFDKSVQTKKINAKLHDGVCQRCKEVLEWRVKYSKYKPLSKPKKCVKCLQKSVKDSYHIICRPCACELEVCAKCGKKEDIVVPFNKEPEKTENPEINLHSNHRSCRRNEESDDDLDFDIDLDDPKDNQVD